In Anseongella ginsenosidimutans, one genomic interval encodes:
- a CDS encoding helix-turn-helix domain-containing protein translates to MFYQSYLPSTRFRDLVARYMIVIDDGKHTGWQKMDVVPNGLPGLGFSYGENFHYFAGCEPSKEISSANVVGIHSSPYTTTWKNPMRLFVIVFRPLGLYQLLKQDMGALKNDLTSFNLLGLTESEAICERLSVLPAHEDKIAFMETWMAGKLSGKDVKTTLTGHITDLILERKGMVSISSLATELHVNKKYIERHFNEQLGLTPKEYADIIRFSYLNTLMLRESISCSELTYLGDFYDQSHLIKHFQRMTGLTPKAFKENAKLSPEALFLRKHNIFELISRTPGFIVQEY, encoded by the coding sequence GTGTTTTACCAAAGCTATTTACCCTCCACGCGCTTCCGCGACCTGGTTGCCAGGTATATGATCGTAATTGACGATGGAAAGCATACCGGCTGGCAAAAAATGGACGTCGTGCCCAACGGCCTGCCCGGTCTCGGATTTTCCTATGGCGAAAACTTCCATTACTTCGCGGGCTGCGAACCATCAAAGGAAATATCCTCTGCAAACGTCGTGGGCATTCACAGCAGCCCCTATACGACTACCTGGAAAAACCCCATGCGTTTATTCGTTATCGTATTCAGGCCGCTCGGATTATACCAGCTGCTGAAACAGGATATGGGGGCATTAAAAAACGATCTCACCAGTTTTAACTTATTGGGATTAACTGAATCGGAAGCCATTTGTGAAAGGTTATCTGTTTTGCCTGCACATGAAGACAAAATAGCCTTCATGGAAACCTGGATGGCAGGAAAATTGAGTGGAAAAGATGTAAAAACCACCTTAACCGGACATATAACCGACCTGATCCTTGAAAGAAAAGGAATGGTGTCTATCAGCAGCCTGGCAACAGAACTGCATGTCAACAAAAAATACATAGAAAGGCATTTCAACGAGCAGCTAGGCCTCACCCCCAAGGAATACGCTGACATCATTCGCTTCAGTTACCTGAACACTTTAATGCTGCGCGAATCCATATCCTGCAGCGAACTCACATACCTGGGTGACTTTTATGATCAGTCCCACCTGATCAAGCATTTTCAAAGAATGACCGGCCTTACGCCTAAAGCCTTTAAAGAAAATGCAAAATTGAGCCCTGAAGCGCTGTTCCTGAGAAAACACAATATCTTCGAACTCATTTCCCGGACTCCGGGCTTTATCGTTCAGGAATACTAG
- a CDS encoding helix-turn-helix domain-containing protein, translated as MELFYKSYLPSGRFARFIARYIIIADDGGHSAWRKMDSLPNGLPGLVFSFGEHFRYEIAGRPGSSKEISCGNIIGIHNCTYTGKWKDSLKAFVIIFKPLGLFHLLKQNMHELKNDLTGLNLVGITEAAWIGEKLRLLPAHEQQIAFAEEWLEKRFSQKKLDYTITEYITEQIIERKGMVSIQGISGEMNINKKYIERNFNYQLGLSPKEFAEIIRFNYLNTLMHREAASWKDLVYLGNFYDQSHLIKHFQRITGLSPQAYKKIAGLQAGAQFLSRHNLFELISATETSGLFLNLGNPASGESANV; from the coding sequence TTGGAATTATTTTACAAAAGCTATTTACCCTCCGGGCGATTCGCGAGGTTCATCGCGCGGTATATAATTATTGCAGATGACGGGGGCCATTCTGCCTGGCGAAAAATGGACTCTCTTCCAAATGGGTTACCTGGATTGGTTTTCTCATTCGGTGAACACTTCCGGTACGAAATTGCCGGCAGGCCGGGCTCTTCCAAAGAAATCTCCTGCGGAAATATAATCGGTATTCACAACTGTACGTACACGGGAAAATGGAAAGATTCACTTAAAGCGTTCGTGATCATTTTTAAGCCGCTGGGCTTGTTTCATTTGTTGAAACAAAATATGCATGAACTGAAAAACGACCTGACCGGTTTAAACCTGGTTGGTATTACGGAAGCGGCATGGATCGGCGAAAAGCTTCGTCTTTTGCCGGCGCATGAGCAGCAGATTGCCTTTGCAGAAGAATGGCTGGAAAAAAGGTTTTCGCAAAAAAAGCTGGATTATACAATTACCGAGTACATTACCGAACAGATCATCGAGCGCAAGGGAATGGTTTCGATACAGGGAATTTCCGGGGAAATGAACATCAACAAGAAATACATTGAAAGGAATTTTAACTATCAACTCGGGTTAAGCCCCAAGGAGTTCGCCGAAATTATCCGGTTCAATTACCTGAATACTCTGATGCACCGGGAGGCCGCTTCCTGGAAAGATCTCGTTTACCTGGGGAATTTTTATGACCAGTCCCATCTGATAAAGCATTTTCAGAGGATAACCGGGCTTAGCCCTCAAGCTTATAAAAAGATCGCCGGCCTGCAGGCCGGCGCGCAGTTTTTATCCCGGCACAATTTATTTGAGCTGATCTCCGCCACTGAAACCTCCGGGCTTTTTTTAAATCTGGGAAACCCTGCATCCGGGGAGAGTGCCAACGTTTAG
- the tsaD gene encoding tRNA (adenosine(37)-N6)-threonylcarbamoyltransferase complex transferase subunit TsaD, with the protein MCVILGIESSCDETSVAVCDNGSILSNIIAGQHVHEAYGGVVPELASRAHQQNIIPAVHQAIKKAKISKKDINAVAFTRGPGLLGSLLVGTSFAKAFALGLKVPLIEVNHMQAHILAHFIDEPRPAFPFLCLTVSGGHTQIVKVNDYFEMELLGQTLDDAAGEAFDKTAKILGLPYPGGPLVDRYAREGNPDAFKFPEPSVPGLDFSFSGLKTSILYFVRDHIHKNPSFLEENMADICASVQSRIVSILLNKLKKASGETGITQVAIAGGVSANSGLRDAVQEAGKALGWEIFIPRLEYCTDNAAMIAIAAYYKYLKGDFAGQDVSPLARWSL; encoded by the coding sequence ATGTGCGTTATTCTTGGCATTGAATCATCTTGTGATGAAACTTCCGTTGCTGTTTGTGATAACGGCAGCATACTGAGCAATATTATCGCAGGGCAGCACGTCCATGAAGCGTATGGAGGGGTAGTGCCGGAACTGGCTTCCAGGGCCCACCAGCAAAATATTATTCCCGCAGTACATCAGGCCATTAAGAAGGCGAAAATAAGCAAAAAAGATATAAATGCGGTAGCTTTTACGAGGGGGCCGGGCCTGCTGGGGTCCTTGCTGGTAGGCACTTCTTTTGCCAAAGCATTTGCCCTTGGGCTTAAAGTTCCGCTCATCGAAGTAAATCATATGCAGGCGCATATTCTGGCGCATTTTATTGATGAACCCCGGCCTGCTTTCCCCTTCCTGTGCCTTACTGTTTCCGGGGGGCATACCCAGATCGTGAAAGTAAATGATTATTTCGAAATGGAATTGCTGGGGCAAACGCTGGATGACGCTGCCGGGGAAGCATTTGATAAAACCGCCAAGATCCTTGGCCTGCCTTACCCGGGAGGGCCCCTTGTTGACCGCTACGCCCGGGAGGGAAACCCGGATGCCTTTAAGTTCCCGGAACCTTCCGTACCCGGCCTGGACTTTAGTTTCAGCGGCTTAAAAACATCCATCCTTTACTTTGTTCGGGACCATATACATAAAAATCCCTCTTTCCTGGAAGAGAATATGGCGGATATCTGCGCCTCCGTGCAAAGCCGCATCGTCAGTATCCTGCTGAATAAACTAAAGAAGGCCTCCGGGGAAACGGGTATCACACAGGTAGCGATCGCCGGCGGGGTATCCGCAAATTCCGGCCTCAGGGATGCTGTTCAGGAAGCCGGAAAGGCGCTCGGATGGGAAATTTTTATTCCAAGGCTGGAGTATTGCACCGATAATGCCGCTATGATCGCCATTGCCGCCTATTATAAATACCTGAAGGGCGATTTTGCCGGGCAGGACGTGAGTCCGCTGGCCAGGTGGAGCTTGTAG
- a CDS encoding translocation/assembly module TamB domain-containing protein, producing MILALPLLQSRTVQTWVAQEVAAPYLSRELQTRVEIGSLYLRFNLIDAINLRFRNLVLRDVYVEDREKDTLLYAQKLLLSVKEFDLDKSSFRFGEASLAGTRFYLKTLPDSSANLEFIVNYFQKEKSDTLGRKAQKPFTLQIDKMLLDDVAFRYRSLLPGNGQAEPPPDAINFKDLDVSSLHAEIEGFRTDGRETRGNIARISLQEKSGFVLDHLSAKLSFLPGKIELDELSLQTPYSSVSNYLVFTFEQLADFNDFENSIDMEGRFNNSRVAAKDIAWFAPGLRKIGLSAGIDGTISGSVSNLRANNLLVTLGRSTYFRGDYRVRGLPDLDNTLLELDFNTLSTNKADIEYILSRVSENPPKLPEFLENAGNIYFTGNFDGHYNDFLAAGELKTSLGRVEGEANMQFNTAVPQYAGNIAAYDLDLKQFTGNSSLGSATFKAEIEGAGFRLKDLQEEITASIEYLDFKGYRYSNIQVNGVVDKKLFEGHVKINDRNLKLDFNGLVNYNPAQPEFRFSSTVAEARLNNLHLSRDTIILSTHLESNFTGTDLENIQGSILLTETSLQSDTNRYQIDTVNLEATGSSSDRLIVLRSDFLDGTMKGQFDITRLPSGFKTVLKKYLPSLEMGIIREATELQSFNFAFQLKNLEPITSVFLPQLRIPDQGSFYGSFNSSDQKLLLAGGMETVEYGGIIFRNLIIDEENSPDAIFVNATVDSVYFSDSLSVNNVSLSNYIRNDSLNFNVKLANDNGVNRLDINALIEVDSSRASFSILPSDIVLDSREWRIEESFKLLYADSSLVIDGFSLRNNGQSFSVSGAISKSDSLPLNVAFTDLDIATFDPLTKQFNLRLGGIMNGEATISAVLSKPKVSSSINVSGFTFNETAIGDLLISSSYNAESQAVNFSVGLLKNLIPSFSISGDIQTGSENNALFADMEFNHAELVLLEPFLGGLVSDLKGQLTGRVIVQGTLEQPEINDLSYLQFEDAGLQVDYLKTYYTFSDRVTLSGGRLILNGLRLHDVRGNQATVSNGYIDLSNLADPTLNITLQAQNFQALNTSEKDNNYYYGTMYASGTFSFNGPISNMRIDINAATDANSKFYLPLYNPEEVGKADFVNFVSKGDTAEKLVERKLELKGVTLNFRLEVNEGTEVEIIFDKLAGDKIVGRGNAALQLTINSFGTFEIYGNYNVREGEYVFTANNIFNKVFIIQPNSTIRFVGDPYNAQLDIFADYTLNSVNVGPLYDAANISLGQQSRIKVVTRINLTGTLENQNATFDIEFPNNRQVGSDTYTYLSNEDNRLTQTTWLLLANSFVNNNLQEGISEAGQATFTELLSGGLSSFINKLTGSSNFDISSRLGTESQEVSTSLRFFENRLIINGSFLNESDVGNTSVNQRDEITQDIEIEYLLTRDGNIRAQLFRRTNVRDFGIINTRDEYKHGLGLSYRQEFNSFTEFFNNIFKGKERPADTLQEISPEPQPNPNPNPVPAPASPPEKSPHPTEPHAQRAPAQHQPNKKTGF from the coding sequence TTGATACTGGCCCTCCCCTTGCTGCAATCCAGGACCGTACAAACCTGGGTAGCGCAGGAAGTGGCGGCGCCCTATCTTTCCAGGGAACTCCAGACCAGGGTGGAAATAGGCAGCCTTTACCTTCGTTTCAACCTGATCGATGCAATTAACCTGCGTTTCAGGAACCTGGTACTCCGGGATGTATATGTCGAAGACCGGGAAAAGGACACCCTGCTGTATGCGCAGAAACTGCTGCTGAGTGTGAAAGAATTCGACCTGGACAAGAGCAGTTTCCGTTTCGGCGAAGCCAGTCTTGCAGGAACCAGGTTCTACCTTAAAACCCTGCCTGACAGCAGCGCAAATCTGGAATTTATAGTAAACTATTTTCAAAAGGAAAAATCCGACACGCTGGGCCGGAAGGCGCAAAAACCCTTCACCCTGCAGATAGACAAGATGCTGCTTGATGATGTTGCGTTCAGGTACCGTTCTCTTCTCCCGGGAAACGGGCAGGCAGAACCGCCGCCGGATGCCATTAACTTTAAAGACCTGGACGTTTCCAGCCTGCACGCCGAGATAGAGGGCTTCCGGACGGACGGCAGGGAAACCCGGGGGAATATCGCCAGGATCAGCCTTCAGGAAAAAAGCGGTTTCGTGCTGGACCATCTTTCGGCCAAACTTTCCTTCCTTCCGGGAAAAATAGAGCTGGATGAACTATCATTACAAACCCCCTACAGCAGCGTCAGCAATTATCTTGTCTTTACCTTTGAGCAACTCGCCGATTTCAATGATTTTGAAAACAGCATTGACATGGAAGGGCGTTTTAACAATTCCCGCGTTGCTGCCAAGGACATTGCCTGGTTTGCGCCCGGCCTCCGTAAGATCGGGCTGAGTGCGGGTATTGACGGTACTATTTCCGGCAGCGTTTCCAACCTGCGTGCCAATAACCTGCTGGTGACCCTGGGCAGAAGCACGTATTTCCGGGGTGATTACCGGGTCAGAGGCTTGCCGGATCTGGACAACACCCTGCTTGAGCTTGATTTCAACACCCTTTCTACCAATAAAGCGGATATTGAATACATTCTTTCCCGGGTATCGGAAAATCCGCCCAAATTGCCTGAATTCCTTGAAAACGCCGGCAATATTTATTTTACGGGAAACTTTGACGGCCACTACAATGACTTCCTTGCCGCAGGTGAGCTGAAAACCTCCCTGGGCAGGGTCGAAGGCGAAGCCAATATGCAATTCAATACGGCCGTGCCGCAATACGCGGGAAATATCGCCGCCTATGACCTGGACCTGAAGCAATTCACCGGCAACAGCAGCCTGGGCAGCGCCACCTTCAAAGCGGAGATTGAAGGAGCGGGTTTCAGGCTGAAAGACCTGCAGGAGGAGATTACTGCCAGCATTGAATACCTGGATTTCAAAGGTTACCGCTACAGCAATATACAGGTGAACGGCGTCGTGGACAAGAAGCTTTTTGAAGGGCACGTAAAGATCAATGACCGGAACCTCAAGCTGGACTTTAACGGACTGGTGAACTATAACCCGGCACAGCCCGAATTCCGTTTCAGCTCCACGGTAGCCGAAGCGCGGCTGAATAACCTCCATCTTAGCCGGGATACAATAATACTCAGCACCCACCTGGAAAGCAATTTCACCGGTACGGACCTGGAGAACATACAAGGATCTATCCTGCTAACGGAAACCTCCTTGCAAAGCGATACCAACCGTTACCAGATAGATACGGTAAACCTGGAAGCTACCGGCAGCAGCAGCGACCGCCTGATCGTTCTCCGCTCGGATTTCCTGGACGGAACCATGAAAGGCCAGTTTGACATTACCCGTCTTCCTTCCGGCTTTAAAACCGTTCTGAAGAAGTACCTGCCCAGCCTGGAAATGGGAATTATCCGGGAAGCGACCGAGCTTCAGAGCTTTAACTTTGCCTTTCAGCTAAAGAACCTGGAGCCCATCACCTCCGTATTCCTTCCGCAGCTCCGGATTCCCGACCAAGGTTCATTTTACGGCAGTTTTAATTCTTCCGATCAGAAATTATTACTGGCAGGGGGCATGGAAACAGTTGAATACGGGGGCATTATATTCCGTAATTTAATCATTGACGAAGAAAATAGTCCGGACGCGATTTTTGTCAATGCAACCGTTGACAGCGTTTATTTCAGCGACAGCCTTTCGGTGAATAACGTCAGCCTTTCGAATTACATCCGGAACGACAGCCTGAATTTTAACGTGAAACTCGCTAATGACAACGGAGTAAACCGCCTGGATATCAATGCCCTGATAGAAGTGGATTCTTCGAGAGCGTCCTTCAGCATCCTGCCGTCAGACATCGTCCTCGACAGCCGGGAATGGCGGATCGAAGAAAGCTTTAAACTGCTGTACGCAGACAGTAGCCTGGTAATTGACGGCTTTTCGCTCCGGAACAACGGGCAGTCATTCAGCGTGAGCGGAGCGATCTCTAAAAGCGACAGCCTCCCGCTTAACGTGGCATTTACCGATCTTGATATTGCCACCTTCGACCCGCTGACAAAGCAATTCAATCTTCGCCTTGGAGGAATTATGAACGGCGAGGCAACCATCAGCGCCGTGCTTTCCAAGCCAAAGGTCAGCAGCAGCATCAACGTGTCCGGTTTTACTTTTAACGAAACCGCTATCGGCGATCTGCTGATCTCATCCTCCTACAACGCGGAAAGCCAGGCGGTCAATTTTTCCGTGGGACTGCTCAAAAACCTGATTCCCTCCTTCAGTATCTCGGGCGACATCCAGACAGGAAGCGAAAACAATGCGCTTTTTGCAGACATGGAATTCAATCACGCTGAACTGGTGCTGCTGGAGCCCTTCCTTGGCGGACTTGTTTCCGACCTCAAGGGGCAGCTTACCGGGCGAGTGATTGTCCAGGGTACGCTGGAGCAGCCGGAAATAAATGATCTCTCTTACCTGCAGTTTGAAGATGCCGGTCTGCAGGTTGATTACCTGAAAACCTATTACACTTTTTCCGACCGCGTAACGCTCAGCGGGGGCAGGCTCATCCTGAACGGGTTGCGGCTGCATGACGTCCGGGGTAACCAGGCAACCGTGAGCAATGGTTATATTGACCTCAGTAATCTTGCCGACCCAACGCTTAATATTACGCTGCAGGCCCAGAATTTCCAGGCGCTGAATACGAGCGAAAAGGATAATAATTATTATTACGGCACCATGTATGCCAGTGGTACGTTTTCCTTCAACGGTCCCATCAGCAATATGCGGATAGATATCAATGCCGCCACGGATGCCAACAGCAAATTCTATCTGCCGCTTTATAATCCCGAGGAAGTAGGAAAAGCCGATTTCGTGAACTTTGTTTCAAAGGGAGATACGGCGGAAAAACTCGTGGAAAGAAAACTGGAACTGAAAGGCGTAACCCTCAATTTCCGGCTGGAAGTTAATGAGGGAACCGAAGTGGAGATCATATTTGACAAGCTGGCCGGAGATAAGATCGTGGGGCGCGGGAATGCGGCCCTGCAGCTGACCATTAACTCCTTCGGCACCTTTGAGATTTACGGGAATTACAACGTACGGGAAGGGGAGTACGTTTTTACGGCAAACAATATTTTCAATAAAGTTTTCATAATACAGCCAAACAGCACCATTCGCTTCGTAGGTGACCCTTACAATGCCCAGCTCGATATTTTCGCCGATTATACCCTCAACAGCGTAAACGTGGGCCCGCTTTATGACGCCGCCAATATCAGCCTGGGGCAGCAGTCCAGGATCAAGGTGGTTACACGGATCAACCTTACCGGAACACTTGAAAACCAGAACGCAACCTTTGACATTGAATTTCCCAACAATCGCCAGGTTGGCTCAGATACCTATACCTACCTGAGCAACGAAGACAACCGGCTTACCCAAACCACCTGGCTGCTCCTTGCCAATAGCTTTGTAAATAACAACCTGCAGGAGGGTATTTCCGAAGCCGGGCAGGCTACCTTTACGGAATTGCTCTCAGGCGGCCTGAGTTCTTTCATCAACAAGCTTACCGGCTCGTCGAATTTCGATATATCTTCCCGCCTGGGCACCGAATCGCAGGAAGTAAGCACCAGCCTGCGTTTCTTCGAGAACCGCCTCATTATTAACGGAAGTTTTCTGAACGAAAGCGATGTAGGAAACACGTCGGTAAATCAACGCGATGAAATCACCCAGGATATCGAAATAGAATACCTGCTTACCCGGGACGGGAATATCCGCGCACAGCTCTTCCGGCGGACAAACGTGCGTGATTTTGGCATCATCAATACCCGCGACGAATACAAACACGGCCTGGGCCTGAGCTACCGTCAGGAATTCAATTCCTTCACCGAATTTTTCAATAATATCTTCAAAGGAAAAGAACGCCCGGCCGACACGCTTCAGGAAATTTCCCCCGAACCCCAACCCAACCCCAACCCCAACCCCGTCCCGGCCCCCGCCTCCCCGCCCGAAAAAAGCCCCCATCCAACGGAGCCCCACGCTCAGCGAGCGCCCGCCCAACACCAGCCCAATAAAAAGACAGGGTTTTAA
- a CDS encoding bifunctional 3,4-dihydroxy-2-butanone-4-phosphate synthase/GTP cyclohydrolase II: MEIKLDTIEEAIEEIKAGKAVIVVDDEDRENEGDFVTAARNATPEMINFMALHGRGLICVPMSGERCDELKLDPMVGKNTSNHETNFTVSVDLLGYGCTTGISASDRSKTVKALINPEIKPEELGRPGHIFPLRAMEGGVLRRSGHTEATVDLSRLAGFEPAGVLVEIMNEDGEMARLPDLYKIARRFNLKLICIKDLIAYRLKHDSLIRKEVSVKMPTAWGEFNLTAFTQTDTGEPHLALTKGSWEKDEPVLVRVHSSCVTGDIFGSCRCDCGPQLHKAMEMIEKEGKGVILYMHQEGRGIGLVNKLKAYNLQEHGLDTVDANLELGFKMDQRDYGVGAQILRYLGVSKMRLMTNNPTKRAGLIGYGLEVVENVPIEIKSNLHNELYLRTKRDKMGHMIMQDVGHIK, from the coding sequence ATGGAAATTAAACTGGATACGATAGAAGAAGCCATTGAAGAGATCAAGGCCGGGAAGGCCGTTATCGTGGTGGATGATGAAGACCGTGAGAACGAAGGGGATTTTGTCACCGCCGCCAGGAACGCCACTCCCGAAATGATCAATTTCATGGCCCTGCATGGACGAGGGCTGATCTGCGTTCCCATGAGCGGAGAGCGTTGTGACGAGCTGAAGCTGGATCCTATGGTAGGGAAGAATACTTCTAACCACGAAACTAATTTCACCGTTTCAGTAGACCTTCTTGGCTATGGCTGTACAACCGGTATTTCAGCTTCTGACCGGTCCAAAACAGTTAAAGCGCTTATCAATCCTGAAATAAAACCTGAGGAACTGGGGCGCCCCGGCCATATTTTCCCTTTGCGCGCCATGGAAGGAGGGGTGTTACGCCGCTCCGGCCATACGGAAGCAACCGTTGATCTTTCCAGGCTGGCAGGTTTTGAGCCGGCCGGCGTTCTGGTGGAGATCATGAATGAAGACGGTGAAATGGCGCGCCTGCCCGATCTGTACAAAATTGCCCGCCGCTTTAACCTCAAGCTTATCTGCATCAAGGACCTGATCGCGTACCGGCTGAAACACGATAGCCTGATACGGAAAGAGGTTTCGGTAAAAATGCCCACCGCGTGGGGCGAATTCAATCTTACGGCCTTTACCCAGACCGATACCGGCGAACCTCACCTGGCGCTTACCAAGGGCAGCTGGGAAAAGGACGAACCGGTACTGGTAAGGGTTCACTCTTCCTGCGTGACGGGCGATATTTTCGGTTCCTGCCGCTGTGATTGCGGACCGCAGCTCCATAAGGCCATGGAAATGATCGAAAAAGAAGGCAAGGGCGTAATACTTTACATGCACCAGGAAGGGCGCGGTATTGGTCTGGTCAACAAGCTGAAAGCCTATAACCTGCAGGAACACGGCCTGGATACCGTGGATGCCAACCTGGAGTTGGGATTTAAAATGGACCAGCGGGATTACGGGGTAGGCGCCCAGATACTGCGCTACCTTGGCGTCAGTAAAATGCGCCTGATGACGAATAATCCGACTAAACGCGCCGGGCTTATCGGTTATGGCCTGGAAGTGGTGGAGAATGTTCCTATTGAAATAAAATCCAATCTGCATAACGAATTATATCTTAGAACTAAAAGGGATAAAATGGGGCATATGATTATGCAGGATGTTGGTCATATAAAGTAG
- a CDS encoding LptF/LptG family permease — protein sequence MKKLHFFIIKAYLRPFATTFLIVLFILMMLFLFKYIDEFVGKGVDWFTVAELIFYANASNVPLALPLAILLSSIMTFGSMGENYELVAIKASGISLTRAMLPLLLIMTVLCLTTFYFANIVIPQANLKIASTIYEFRQTKPSFLIKEGVFYDGIDGYSIKVEKKDEETQTLHGIILYDHTKGNGNTTVLKAEEGEMYKSADEQYLILKLKNGVRYEEMRGERNRNQRERLVRVKFEEHEQKFLLTGFSVADIDEDLFKNNFQMQNISQLEYSADSLNEKRRQELKRLATDIAPYYIYSRDSLFAKYEPLEFDFKDPDFLRNIDENDRELVLHSALGYMRNVKSNTSPAATQNAAAFKLVKRHWVEFHRKFTLSVACFVLFFIGAPLGAIIRKGGLGLPVIVAIVFFLVFHITSTIGEKAAREGSWTPYAGMWLSTAVLIPLGIFLTYKATSDSSLFDLENYIRFFRKLNPWRKKAVLPKKETPGPL from the coding sequence GTGAAAAAACTCCATTTCTTTATTATTAAAGCCTATCTGCGGCCCTTTGCGACCACCTTCCTGATCGTGCTTTTCATCCTGATGATGCTTTTCCTTTTCAAGTACATCGATGAATTCGTGGGAAAAGGGGTGGACTGGTTCACGGTTGCCGAGCTGATCTTTTATGCCAATGCCAGTAATGTGCCGCTGGCGCTTCCTTTGGCCATTCTGCTTTCTTCTATAATGACTTTTGGGTCTATGGGAGAAAATTATGAATTGGTGGCCATCAAGGCATCGGGAATTTCGCTTACCAGAGCTATGCTGCCTTTGCTGCTGATCATGACGGTGCTGTGCCTGACCACCTTTTATTTTGCAAATATTGTCATTCCCCAGGCGAACCTGAAAATTGCCAGTACCATTTACGAGTTCAGGCAAACCAAGCCTTCGTTCCTTATCAAGGAAGGGGTGTTTTATGACGGCATTGACGGCTATTCCATTAAGGTGGAAAAGAAAGACGAGGAAACCCAGACCCTTCACGGCATTATCCTGTACGATCATACGAAGGGAAACGGGAACACTACTGTGCTGAAAGCCGAAGAGGGCGAAATGTATAAATCGGCGGATGAGCAGTACCTTATCCTGAAGCTGAAGAACGGGGTGAGGTATGAAGAAATGCGGGGCGAGCGAAACAGAAACCAGCGGGAACGCCTGGTGCGCGTCAAATTCGAGGAACACGAACAGAAATTTCTCCTGACCGGGTTCAGCGTGGCAGATATCGACGAAGACCTTTTCAAGAATAATTTCCAGATGCAGAACATCAGCCAGCTGGAATACAGCGCCGATTCCCTGAATGAGAAGCGGCGGCAGGAACTCAAACGCCTGGCCACGGATATCGCTCCTTATTATATTTACAGCCGCGACAGCCTGTTCGCTAAATATGAGCCGCTGGAATTTGATTTTAAAGACCCGGATTTCCTGCGGAATATTGATGAAAACGACCGGGAACTCGTCCTGCATTCGGCCCTTGGCTACATGCGGAACGTTAAATCAAATACTTCCCCCGCCGCTACCCAGAACGCAGCAGCATTTAAGTTGGTTAAGCGGCACTGGGTGGAATTTCACCGCAAATTTACGCTTTCGGTAGCCTGCTTCGTGCTTTTCTTTATCGGGGCGCCGCTGGGAGCTATTATCAGGAAAGGCGGCCTGGGGCTGCCCGTGATCGTTGCGATCGTGTTTTTCCTGGTATTTCATATTACTTCCACGATCGGCGAGAAAGCAGCCAGGGAAGGAAGCTGGACCCCTTACGCGGGCATGTGGCTTTCTACCGCGGTCCTGATTCCCCTGGGCATCTTCCTGACTTATAAAGCCACTTCGGATTCCTCCCTGTTTGATCTTGAAAATTATATCCGGTTCTTCCGGAAGCTGAATCCCTGGAGGAAAAAGGCAGTTCTTCCTAAAAAAGAAACTCCCGGGCCGCTTTAA
- a CDS encoding START-like domain-containing protein: MHVKKKFKLEFELRSSPKILFSFLSSPNGLAQWFADDVVVQPDDYFIFKWDNEMQRAKLLGVKENKSIKFKWEDDEPYCYFELEVLQDELTGDVALSVTDFVPEDEKDERARIWESQVETLIRVLGA; this comes from the coding sequence ATGCATGTAAAAAAGAAGTTCAAGTTGGAGTTTGAATTACGGTCATCACCCAAAATACTTTTCAGCTTTTTAAGCAGTCCCAATGGATTGGCGCAGTGGTTTGCGGACGATGTGGTTGTTCAGCCGGACGACTACTTCATATTCAAGTGGGATAATGAAATGCAGCGGGCCAAATTGCTGGGCGTTAAAGAAAATAAGTCGATAAAGTTTAAGTGGGAAGACGATGAACCATACTGTTATTTTGAGCTGGAGGTCCTCCAGGATGAACTTACCGGCGACGTAGCGCTTTCTGTTACGGATTTTGTTCCGGAAGATGAAAAGGATGAGCGCGCGCGCATCTGGGAAAGCCAGGTGGAAACGCTTATCCGGGTGCTGGGCGCCTGA